The genomic segment tggccaacctgagaaatcagcagtggctgaacatggactgacccaaacaggacacagggtcttattccaagacactgaaagactggacaattctaccaactattttgtcagattgcacagagaagccattgaaattcataaacatcagcacaactttaacagaaaagaagagagtttaagaatgaataaggcttggcttcatgtcctgaaaacctccagactaacaaagactacagtccacaatagccatgcagattagctttggattccacatgttaacagatcacttcaggatacaatggttccatattaacataccgcaccctcattagcacattatcttgatacttacaggacaatgattagcacattacctttgatactttttgcaggacaatgactcagctcaaacccaaacccattctgactatatattactcttcctacacacttgacactgagagacactgtccttcagtgttcctcctctgaagatgcctgccacagctgctggcgaaacgtcaggaaagaaaataccaagaccacggtcacacagcccggataacctacaagaaccaatgatttaATATTTGCttatatgttttgtatatttgccaccttgtggaccctgattgggtagaaaggcagcataaaataaacaaacaaaccaattcCATGAGGGAGAGATCAGAGCTGAATTTCTTTTAGAAGTAATAGAACTTCTGAGGATCTTCTGTAGGgggccaattccccccccccctaaaaatccTGCATCAACCTGGCTCACACAGAACTGACCATCCAGCATTTGGGGGGGAAAGCTGAGTGAGGATTCGAATCCAGATCTTTCCAGGCAAAATCCGGCACTTTGGCCTCTATACCACATTATGGCctgcagctcctcctcactgtcCTAAGTCGGATAGACGTGTTACCCCTACTCCACCTGAGGCCCTGCTACTATATAGAAACAACACAATGAATTAGCCTCACCTGTTGTTCCTGCCTTTTGGGTTCTCTCTGCCTCAAGAGGAATTCCTCAgccagggccactgcctgggAGCAGCTTTCAGGGCCGCTCTCCCTCACTTGGCTCTGGATCTCCTGGGGCAGGACACTCAGCAGCTGCTCCAGGATCAAGAGCTCCAAGATCTGCTCCTTGCTGTGATTCTCCACTCTCAGCCACCGATGACAGAGTTCCTGGAGCTGGCTGTACGTCCCTCTCGGCCCATCTGACTCCTGGTAGCAGAAGTGCCTAAAGTGTTGGCGAATCTTCTCCCTGCTGATGGCATCCCCTCTCAAGATGACTGCCTTTACTTTCCCATAATCCTCTCTGTCTCTGGCCCCCATACTGATAAAGGCCTGCTCGGCATCTCCACTGAGGGCTGGGAGGAGTTGGGTCACCCACTCTTCCTTGGGCCACCGGCAGGCTTCAGCCACTTGTTCGAAGGAGGCCAGAAACGCCTTGGCATCTTCCCAGGGTGAAGGTTTCTCTGGCAAGGGTGGGACTGTCCTTTGGGACCAAGGAGAGTCCACTGACCTGAGGAACTCCTGCCACTGGACTTCCCACTGCTGAAGGGAACCCTCACCTGGTTCCTGTTTAATTCGTTCTCCTGGTCTCCTTTGCAGGAAGTCTTTAACATAACCAACCTGGAGGACGTGAGGGGatttttccaaccccctcctgaAGATGGGTCTCAAATGTTCTTGTTCCTCCATTCTCATCGTTGGGTGACCTCACGAGTTTCACGGCACAAAACTATAGAAAATTTGATATAAACAACCATGCTGatccttgatttaaaaaaagggaagcgcagacaataaaacatttttaaaagagtgaCCCTCTGGTCTGCcaactgccattaaaaaaaaatcagccgtTTTTCTAATAATCTGAATATTATGGGACAGTTTTGTTTGTATGCTATTGCCTGTTTTGTAGATGTGTGATTTCACAATTGTAACAAACTTAATTTGTGAAATGTATAACGTTTACAAATTCACAAAATATACTGTTTCATAcaaattttgtttaaaagaagTAACGATAAAAGCTTGCTATGCATCTTTTCTATTACAAAAGTACATTTTTTGTCTATGCTATATAAATCCATATTACATTTCTATCCAGCAGTTCAACATAAATCCATACAATGAACTATTCCTCTCCATTTGAATTGCCCCTTTTTGAGTCTTGAGAACTTTGTAAGTTAACCATGTTATGTTACAAATATCTTATACCCTTTCTAACCAGTTTTTTTCCCATAACAACGTTAATACAGTATGAATGTAAGatgccccctcccaaaatcttatacacaaatcttttttaaaaaaa from the Euleptes europaea isolate rEulEur1 chromosome 1, rEulEur1.hap1, whole genome shotgun sequence genome contains:
- the LOC130491756 gene encoding zinc finger and SCAN domain-containing protein 12-like, which encodes MRMEEQEHLRPIFRRGLEKSPHVLQVGYVKDFLQRRPGERIKQEPGEGSLQQWEVQWQEFLRSVDSPWSQRTVPPLPEKPSPWEDAKAFLASFEQVAEACRWPKEEWVTQLLPALSGDAEQAFISMGARDREDYGKVKAVILRGDAISREKIRQHFRHFCYQESDGPRGTYSQLQELCHRWLRVENHSKEQILELLILEQLLSVLPQEIQSQVRESGPESCSQAVALAEEFLLRQREPKRQEQQVLLEKASGSVSEAGHDPSESKQRQFCMETKQEDDPDRSLLAKAWMSRSDEETYMPDSSELVRPCGTLTWTVKQDASQEIYPVEEAEEGRNTPRDTPAQPGIDANFSAEKLLGRKCAPCLRI